One segment of Deinococcus aerius DNA contains the following:
- a CDS encoding MDR family MFS transporter, translating into MNTPNLSHRDKILAFVGILMVLFLSSLNLTVVGSAMPRVIADLGGFHLYAWAFTAYSLATTITIPIVGTVSDRYGRRPLILLGIVVFALGSVLLGLSQSMGQLIALRALQGIGGGTLMAMSFTAIADLFTPIERGRYQGYTGAVWGVSSVVGPLVGGFLTDHLGWRSVFFVNVPFALLAVYFVWRFFRLPAPTGPRTHRTFDALGAALLGGTVAALTLALSWGGGTYAWDSARILGLLAATLVLGGLYVRHSARQEQPILNLRLLRDPAISLASAAGFLTSAGMYAAILYLPLYMQGVRGSSASGSGLALAPLMLGMITTSTLSGQIVSRTGRYKLLILGGAFVATVALLLSTTLGTVTPLWIAVGLMVLLGIGLGPVNSQLTLAVQNAAPRDQLGSATSGNQFFRQIGGTLAVSLFGALVNAQLAGNLGAQLPAGARALPAPVREAIANPNLLSSPQATGELEAALARLGHPDLFAPILNALRGVMAGAIDHVFLIAGLLVGVAFLVTLALPERPLAGRKVAPRAEAPERREAAATD; encoded by the coding sequence GTGAATACCCCCAACCTCTCCCACCGGGATAAGATTCTGGCCTTCGTCGGCATCCTCATGGTGCTGTTCCTCTCCAGCCTGAACCTGACGGTGGTGGGCAGCGCCATGCCGCGCGTGATCGCCGACCTGGGCGGCTTTCACCTGTACGCCTGGGCCTTCACGGCGTACTCGCTCGCCACGACGATCACCATCCCCATCGTCGGCACGGTCAGCGACCGCTACGGCCGCCGCCCGCTGATCCTGCTGGGGATCGTGGTGTTCGCGCTGGGCAGCGTGCTGCTGGGCCTCTCGCAGAGCATGGGGCAGCTCATCGCGCTGCGTGCCCTCCAGGGCATCGGCGGCGGCACCCTCATGGCGATGAGCTTCACCGCCATCGCCGACCTGTTCACGCCCATCGAGCGCGGGCGGTATCAGGGGTACACCGGGGCCGTCTGGGGCGTCAGCAGTGTGGTGGGGCCGCTCGTCGGCGGCTTCCTCACCGACCACCTGGGCTGGCGCAGCGTGTTCTTCGTGAACGTCCCCTTCGCGCTGCTGGCGGTGTATTTCGTGTGGCGCTTCTTCCGGCTGCCCGCCCCGACCGGCCCGCGCACGCACCGAACCTTCGATGCCCTGGGCGCGGCCCTGCTCGGCGGCACGGTGGCGGCCCTGACCCTGGCCCTGTCGTGGGGCGGCGGCACCTACGCCTGGGACAGCGCCCGCATCCTGGGCCTGCTCGCGGCCACGCTCGTCCTCGGTGGCCTGTACGTGCGGCACAGCGCGCGGCAGGAGCAGCCCATCCTGAACCTGCGGCTGCTGCGCGACCCGGCCATCTCGCTCGCGTCCGCGGCGGGCTTCCTGACGAGCGCGGGCATGTACGCCGCGATCCTGTACCTGCCCCTGTACATGCAGGGCGTGCGCGGCAGCAGCGCCAGCGGGAGCGGCCTGGCCCTCGCGCCCCTGATGCTCGGCATGATCACCACGAGCACCCTCAGCGGGCAGATCGTGAGCCGCACCGGGCGGTACAAGCTGCTCATCCTGGGCGGTGCGTTTGTCGCCACCGTCGCCCTGCTGCTGAGCACCACGCTCGGCACCGTCACCCCGCTGTGGATCGCGGTCGGCCTGATGGTGCTGCTGGGCATCGGTCTGGGCCCGGTGAACAGCCAGCTCACGCTCGCGGTGCAGAACGCCGCGCCGCGTGACCAGCTCGGCAGCGCCACGAGCGGCAACCAGTTCTTCCGCCAGATCGGGGGCACGCTCGCGGTCAGCCTGTTCGGGGCGCTCGTCAATGCCCAGCTCGCGGGGAACCTCGGCGCGCAGCTTCCGGCGGGAGCCCGCGCGCTGCCCGCGCCGGTGCGGGAGGCCATCGCTAACCCCAACCTGCTCTCCAGCCCTCAGGCGACCGGGGAGTTGGAGGCGGCTCTGGCCCGGCTGGGACACCCCGACCTCTTCGCCCCCATCCTGAACGCCCTGCGCGGGGTGATGGCCGGAGCCATCGACCACGTGTTCCTGATTGCGGGCCTGCTCGTGGGGGTGGCCTTCCTCGTCACGCTGGCCCTGCCCGAGCGGCCCCTGGCCGGACGGAAGGTGGCACCCCGTGCGGAGGCCCCCGAAAGGCGGGAGGCGGCGGCGACCGATTGA